From the Rhinolophus sinicus isolate RSC01 linkage group LG02, ASM3656204v1, whole genome shotgun sequence genome, one window contains:
- the MOV10L1 gene encoding RNA helicase Mov10l1 isoform X3: MLGTLRTTSRRCHFALEQVIHLGVKVLFPEEVILQSPQVMGSWNYAQATKHTGQSATKNRKAVKDQTKPATQARQVCAQDGPGPVAFATGTSQLAGGIPSPEAGKKEFFNPALNENQKLAVRRVLSGDCRPLPYILFGPPGTGKTVTIIEAVLQVYHALPDSRVLVCAPSNSATDLVCLRLHESGALRPGTMVRVNATCRFEETVSQAVRPYCKDGEDIWRASRFRIVVTTCSSAGLFYQIGVRVGHFTHVFVDEAGQASEPECLIPLGLVSDVSGQIILAGDPMQLGPVIKSRLAMAYGLNVSMLERLMSRPVYLRDEDAFGTCGAYNPLLVTKLVKNYRSHAALLALPSRLFYHRELEVCADPKVTTSLLGWEKLPKKSFPLLFHGMRGSEAREGRSPSWFNPAEAVQVMRYCCLLARSASSQVSASDIGVITPYRKQVEKIKILLRNVDLTDIKVGSVEEFQGQEYLAIVISTVRSNEDRFEDDRYFLGFLSNSKRFNVAITRPKALLIVVGNPHVLIRDPCLGALLEHSVTNGVYTGCDLPPELQGLQGCG; this comes from the exons ATGCTGGGGACCCTCAG GACCACGAGCAGACGGTGTCACTTTGCACTTGAACAAGTCATCCACTTAGGTGTAAAAG tGTTGTTTCCAGAAGAAGTAATTTTACAGTCTCCCCAAGTGATGGGCAGTTGGAACTATGCACAAGCCACCAAACACACTGGACAGTCTGCCACTAAG AATAGGAAAGCTGTAAAGGACCAAACTAAGCCTGCCACCCAGGCGAGGCAGGTGTGTGCCCAGGACGGGCCAGGACCGGTGGCCTTTGCTACAGGAACGAGTCAGCTGG CCGGTGGAATTCCGAGCCCAGAGGCAGGGAAGAAGGAGTTTTTCAACCCGGCGCTCAATGAAAACCAGAAGCTGGCCGTTAGAAGAGTCCTGAGTGGCGACTGCCGCCCGCTTCCGTACATTCTTTTCGGACCTCCTGGAACTGGGAAGACAGTGACAATAATAGAGGCAGTTTTACAG GTGTACCACGCCCTGCCGGACAGTCGGGTCCTGGTGTGTGCGCCCTCCAACAGCGCCACGGACCTGGTGTGTCTGCGGCTGCACGAGAGCGGGGCGCTGCGGCCGGGTACCATGGTCCGCGTCAACGCCACCTGCAGGTTCGAGGAG ACAGTCAGCCAGGCAGTCAGGCCGTACTGCAAAGACGGGGAGGACATCTGGAGAGCCTCGCGCTTCCGGATAGTAGTCACCACGTGCAGCAGCGCCGGGCTCTTCTACCAAATCGGGGTGAG AGTCGGGCACTTCACGCATGTGTTTGTGGACGAAGCGGGGCAGGCCAGTGAGCCCGAGTGCCTCATCCCTCTGGGGCTGGTTTCGGACGTCAGTGGCCAG ATCATCCTGGCCGGAGACCCCATGCAGCTCGGCCCCGTCATCAAGTCCAGACTTGCCATGGCCTATGGGCTGAATGTTTCCATGCTGGAGAGACTGATGTCCCGGCCAGTGTACCTGAGAGACGAGGACGCCTTCGGCACTTGTGGTGCCTACAACCCCTTGCTG GTCACGAAGCTCGTGAAGAACTACAGGTCCCACGCAGCCCTGCTGGCGCTGCCCTCCAGACTCTTCTACCACAGGGAGCTCGAGGTCTGTGCGGACCCCAAGGTCACCACCTCcttgctgggctgggagaagcTGCCAAAGAaatccttccccctcctcttccacGGCATGAGG GGCAGCGAAGCTCGTGAAGGGAGAAGCCCGTCGTGGTTCAACCCGGCTGAAGCCGTGCAGGTCATGCGTTACTGCTGCCTCCTGGCCAGGAGCGCCTCGAGCCAGGTGTCTGCCAGCGACATTGGCGTGATCACGCCCTACCGGAAGCAG GTGGAGAAAATCAAAATTCTTCTGAGAAATGTGGACCTGACGGACATAAAGGTCGGGTCGGTGGAGGAGTTCCAAGGACAAGAATACCTGGCCATCGTCATCTCCACC GTGCGGTCAAATGAAGACAGATTTGAAGATGACAGATACTTTTTGGGTTTCTTGTCCAACTCGAAAAGATTTAATGTGGCCATCACCAGGCCCAAAGCCCTGCTGATAGTGGTGGGGAACCCTCACGTTCTCATCAGA GACCCCTGCTTAGGTGCGTTGCTGGAGCACAGTGTCACGAATGGCGTGTACACCGGGTGTGACCTGCCACCCGAGCTGCAGGGCCTGCAGGG CTGTGGCTAG
- the MOV10L1 gene encoding RNA helicase Mov10l1 isoform X4, with amino-acid sequence MGSWNYAQATKHTGQSATKNRKAVKDQTKPATQARQVCAQDGPGPVAFATGTSQLAGGIPSPEAGKKEFFNPALNENQKLAVRRVLSGDCRPLPYILFGPPGTGKTVTIIEAVLQVYHALPDSRVLVCAPSNSATDLVCLRLHESGALRPGTMVRVNATCRFEETVSQAVRPYCKDGEDIWRASRFRIVVTTCSSAGLFYQIGVRVGHFTHVFVDEAGQASEPECLIPLGLVSDVSGQIILAGDPMQLGPVIKSRLAMAYGLNVSMLERLMSRPVYLRDEDAFGTCGAYNPLLVTKLVKNYRSHAALLALPSRLFYHRELEVCADPKVTTSLLGWEKLPKKSFPLLFHGMRGSEAREGRSPSWFNPAEAVQVMRYCCLLARSASSQVSASDIGVITPYRKQVEKIKILLRNVDLTDIKVGSVEEFQGQEYLAIVISTVRSNEDRFEDDRYFLGFLSNSKRFNVAITRPKALLIVVGNPHVLIRDPCLGALLEHSVTNGVYTGCDLPPELQGLQGCG; translated from the exons ATGGGCAGTTGGAACTATGCACAAGCCACCAAACACACTGGACAGTCTGCCACTAAG AATAGGAAAGCTGTAAAGGACCAAACTAAGCCTGCCACCCAGGCGAGGCAGGTGTGTGCCCAGGACGGGCCAGGACCGGTGGCCTTTGCTACAGGAACGAGTCAGCTGG CCGGTGGAATTCCGAGCCCAGAGGCAGGGAAGAAGGAGTTTTTCAACCCGGCGCTCAATGAAAACCAGAAGCTGGCCGTTAGAAGAGTCCTGAGTGGCGACTGCCGCCCGCTTCCGTACATTCTTTTCGGACCTCCTGGAACTGGGAAGACAGTGACAATAATAGAGGCAGTTTTACAG GTGTACCACGCCCTGCCGGACAGTCGGGTCCTGGTGTGTGCGCCCTCCAACAGCGCCACGGACCTGGTGTGTCTGCGGCTGCACGAGAGCGGGGCGCTGCGGCCGGGTACCATGGTCCGCGTCAACGCCACCTGCAGGTTCGAGGAG ACAGTCAGCCAGGCAGTCAGGCCGTACTGCAAAGACGGGGAGGACATCTGGAGAGCCTCGCGCTTCCGGATAGTAGTCACCACGTGCAGCAGCGCCGGGCTCTTCTACCAAATCGGGGTGAG AGTCGGGCACTTCACGCATGTGTTTGTGGACGAAGCGGGGCAGGCCAGTGAGCCCGAGTGCCTCATCCCTCTGGGGCTGGTTTCGGACGTCAGTGGCCAG ATCATCCTGGCCGGAGACCCCATGCAGCTCGGCCCCGTCATCAAGTCCAGACTTGCCATGGCCTATGGGCTGAATGTTTCCATGCTGGAGAGACTGATGTCCCGGCCAGTGTACCTGAGAGACGAGGACGCCTTCGGCACTTGTGGTGCCTACAACCCCTTGCTG GTCACGAAGCTCGTGAAGAACTACAGGTCCCACGCAGCCCTGCTGGCGCTGCCCTCCAGACTCTTCTACCACAGGGAGCTCGAGGTCTGTGCGGACCCCAAGGTCACCACCTCcttgctgggctgggagaagcTGCCAAAGAaatccttccccctcctcttccacGGCATGAGG GGCAGCGAAGCTCGTGAAGGGAGAAGCCCGTCGTGGTTCAACCCGGCTGAAGCCGTGCAGGTCATGCGTTACTGCTGCCTCCTGGCCAGGAGCGCCTCGAGCCAGGTGTCTGCCAGCGACATTGGCGTGATCACGCCCTACCGGAAGCAG GTGGAGAAAATCAAAATTCTTCTGAGAAATGTGGACCTGACGGACATAAAGGTCGGGTCGGTGGAGGAGTTCCAAGGACAAGAATACCTGGCCATCGTCATCTCCACC GTGCGGTCAAATGAAGACAGATTTGAAGATGACAGATACTTTTTGGGTTTCTTGTCCAACTCGAAAAGATTTAATGTGGCCATCACCAGGCCCAAAGCCCTGCTGATAGTGGTGGGGAACCCTCACGTTCTCATCAGA GACCCCTGCTTAGGTGCGTTGCTGGAGCACAGTGTCACGAATGGCGTGTACACCGGGTGTGACCTGCCACCCGAGCTGCAGGGCCTGCAGGG CTGTGGCTAG